One Brassica napus cultivar Da-Ae chromosome A5, Da-Ae, whole genome shotgun sequence DNA window includes the following coding sequences:
- the LOC125575296 gene encoding high mobility group B protein 10-like: protein MSTVSPSSQLVQVVPDNHNNTDDSSAEVNYEDLVQEAMESLSLEEGTVEPQIGDVGDGVIDGTTSEGGYLVTMKFGSQVLKGVLYHHAKRPQQAMGTPPSGMPPASQRRAKKKARETTQVDSKKPKFRRSGYKPKKQVYQDKGVTDGERYRTEIMLEYESAHESDGASASAAATMAQ from the exons ATGTCAACAGTTTCACCCTCCTCGCAACTGGTTCAGGTGGTTCCAGACAACCACAACAACACTGACGACTCCTCTGCGGAGGTCAACTACGAAGATCTTGTCC AGGAAGCAATGGAGAGCTTGTCCCTCGAGGAAG GCACTGTTGAACCGCAGATTGGGGATGTGGGAGACGGAGTCATTGATGGGACGACGTCCGAAGGTGGATACCTGGTGACGATGAAATTCGGTTCTCAAGTGCTGAAAGGAGTGCTTTACCATCATGCTAAAAGGCCCCAACAAGCCATGGGAACACCACCTTCAGGCATGCCACCAGCATCACAGCGCCGAGCTAAGAAGAAAGCCAGAGAGACTACTCAAGTTGATTCTAAGAAACCCAAATTCCGCAGGAGTGGCTACAAACCTAAGAAACAG GTTTATCAAGACAAAGGAGTTACGGATGGGGAGAGGTACAGAACTGAGATCATGCTGGAGTACGAGTCTGCACATGAGTCTGATGGAGCATCTGCTTCTGCAGCCGCCACCATGGCTCAGtag
- the LOC106452328 gene encoding high mobility group B protein 10-like: protein MSTVSPSSQLVQVVPDNHNNTDDSSAEVNYEDLVQEAMESLSLEEGTVELQIGDVGDGVIDGTTSEGGYLVTMKFGSQVLKGVLYHHAKRPQQAMGTPPSGMPPASQRRAKKKARETTQVDSKKPKFRRSGYKPKKQVYQDKGVTDGERYRTEIMLEYESAHESDGASASAAATMAQ from the exons atgtcaaCAGTTTCACCCTCCTCGCAACTGGTTCAGGTGGTTCCAGACAACCACAACAACACTGACGACTCCTCTGCGGAGGTCAACTACGAAGATCTTGTCC AGGAAGCAATGGAGAGCTTGTCCCTCGAGGAAG GCACTGTTGAACTGCAGATTGGGGATGTGGGAGACGGAGTCATTGATGGGACGACGTCCGAAGGTGGATACCTGGTGACGATGAAATTCGGTTCTCAAGTGCTGAAAGGAGTGCTTTACCATCATGCTAAAAGGCCCCAACAAGCCATGGGAACACCACCTTCAGGCATGCCACCAGCATCACAGCGCCGAGCTAAGAAGAAAGCCAGAGAGACTACTCAAGTTGATTCTAAGAAACCCAAATTCCGCAGGAGTGGCTACAAACCTAAGAAACAG GTTTATCAAGACAAAGGAGTTACGGATGGGGAGAGGTACAGAACTGAGATCATGCTGGAGTACGAGTCTGCACATGAGTCTGATGGAGCTTCTGCTTCTGCAGCAGCCACCATGGCTCAGTAG
- the LOC125608697 gene encoding uncharacterized WD repeat-containing protein C2A9.03-like: protein MTVELEILTWRDTSLLSIFPFPWPHTSLSPNGKLLAIVGDNPEGLIVDPNTGKTLETLSGHFDYSFASAWHPDGITFSTGNQYKTCRVWDIRNLSHSVAVLKGNLGAIRSIRYTSDGKYMAMAEPADFVHVYDVSKRYETVQEIDFFGEISGISISPDTQALFIGVWDRTYGSLLEYHRRRNYTYLDSFL from the exons ATGACTGTGGAGTTAGAGATTTTGACATGGAGAGATACCAGCTTGTTAAGcatttttccttttccttgGCCA CACACATCATTGAGTCCTAATGGTAAATTACTAGCTATTGTTGGCGACAATCCCGAGGGCCTTATAGTAGACCCCAACACAGGAAAG ACGCTGGAAACACTATCAGGACATTTTGACTATTCCTTTGCCTCAGCGTGGCATCCTGACGGAATCACTTTCTCAACTGGAAACCAATACAAGACCTGCCGTGTATGGGACATCCGCAACCTATCTCACTCCGTTGCTGTCTTGAAGGGTAACCTTGGAGCAATCCGGTCGATCCGCTACACGTCCGATGGAAAATACATGGCCATGGCCGAACCGGCAGACTTTGTGCATGTCTATGACGTCTCAAAGCGGTATGAAACAGTGCAAGAGATCGACTTCTTTGGAGAGATATCTGGAATATCAATCAGCCCTGACACACAGGCGCTCTTCATTGGAGTATGGGACCGCACTTATGGTAGCCTCCTTGAGTATCATCGGCGCAGAAACTACACCTATCTTGATTCGTTTCTTTAA
- the LOC106345410 gene encoding high mobility group B protein 10-like, translating to MSTVSPSSQLVQVVPDNHNNTDDSSAEVNYEDLVQEAMESLSLEEGTVEPQIGDVGDGVIDGTTSEGGYMVTMKFGSQVLKGVLYHHAKRPQQAMGTPPSGMPPASQRRAKKKARETTQVDSKKPKFRRSGYKPKKQVYQDKGVTDGERYRSEIMLEYESAHESDGASASAAATMAQ from the exons ATGTCAACAGTTTCACCCTCCTCGCAACTGGTTCAGGTGGTTCCAGACAACCACAACAACACTGACGACTCCTCTGCGGAGGTCAACTACGAAGATCTTGTCC AGGAAGCAATGGAGAGCTTGTCCCTCGAGGAAG GCACTGTTGAACCGCAGATTGGGGATGTGGGAGACGGAGTCATTGATGGGACGACGTCCGAAGGTGGATACATGGTGACGATGAAATTCGGTTCTCAAGTGCTGAAAGGAGTGCTTTACCATCATGCTAAAAGGCCCCAACAAGCCATGGGAACACCACCTTCAGGCATGCCACCAGCATCACAGCGCCGAGCTAAGAAGAAAGCCAGAGAGACTACTCAAGTTGATTCTAAGAAACCCAAATTCCGCAGGAGTGGCTACAAACCTAAGAAACAG GTTTATCAAGACAAAGGAGTTACGGATGGGGAGAGGTACAGATCTGAGATCATGCTGGAGTACGAGTCTGCACATGAGTCTGATGGAGCATCTGCTTCTGCAGCCGCCACCATGGCTCAGtag
- the LOC106454098 gene encoding uncharacterized WD repeat-containing protein C2A9.03-like: protein MIYGKTSFYFPHWFQHLDRPGVSFCSRTSYDDNAITNAIEIYNKPSGALHFTASNNDCGVRDFDMERYQLVKHFSFPWPVNHASLSPNGKLLAIVGDNPEGLIVDPNTGKTLETLSGHFDYSFASAWHPDGITFSTGNQDKTCRVWDIRNLSHSVAVLKGNLGAIRSIRYTSDGKYMAMAEPADFVHVYDVSKGYETEQEIDFFGEISGISFSPDTEALFIGVWDRTYGSLLEYHRRRNYTYLDSFL from the exons ATGATATATG GAAAAACATCTTTCTACTTTCCACATTGGTTTCAGCATCTTGATAGACCTGGTGTCAGCTTTTGCTCTCGTACTTCTTATGATGATAATGCTATTACCAATGCTATTGAGATCTACAACAAACCCAG TGGTGCCCTTCATTTTACTGCCTCGAATAATGACTGTGGAGTTAGAGATTTTGACATGGAGAGATACCAGCTTGTTAAGCATTTTTCCTTTCCTTGGCCAGTGAAC CACGCATCATTGAGTCCTAATGGTAAATTACTAGCTATTGTTGGCGACAATCCCGAGGGCCTTATAGTAGACCCCAACACAGGAAAG ACGCTGGAAACACTATCAGGACATTTTGACTACTCCTTTGCCTCAGCGTGGCATCCTGACGGAATCACTTTCTCAACTGGAAACCAAGACAAGACCTGCCGTGTATGGGACATCCGCAACCTATCTCACTCTGTTGCTGTCCTAAAGGGTAACCTTGGAGCAATCCGGTCGATCCGCTACACGTCCGACGGAAAATACATGGCCATGGCCGAACCGGCAGACTTTGTGCACGTCTATGACGTCTCAAAGGGGTATGAAACAGAGCAGGAGATCGACTTCTTTGGAGAGATATCTGGAATATCATTCAGCCCTGACACAGAGGCGCTCTTCATTGGGGTATGGGACCGCACTTATGGTAGCCTCCTTGAGTATCATCGGCGCAGAAACTACACCTATCTTGATTCGTTTCTTTAA
- the LOC125608698 gene encoding uncharacterized WD repeat-containing protein C2A9.03-like, with product MTVELEILTWRDTSLLSIFPFPWPHTSLSPNGKLLAIVGDNPEGLIVDPNTGKTLETLSGHFDYSFASAWHPDGITFSTGNQYKTCRVWDIRNLSHSVAVLKGNLGAIRSIRYMSDGKYMAMAEPADFVHVYEFSKGYETEQEIDFFGEISGISISPDTQALFIGVWDRTYGSLLEYHRRRNYTYLDSFL from the exons ATGACTGTGGAGTTAGAGATTTTGACATGGAGAGATACCAGCTTGTTAAGcatttttccttttccttgGCCA CACACATCATTGAGTCCTAATGGTAAATTACTAGCTATTGTTGGCGACAATCCCGAGGGCCTTATAGTAGACCCCAACACAGGAAAG ACGCTGGAAACACTATCAGGACATTTTGACTATTCCTTTGCCTCAGCGTGGCATCCTGACGGAATCACTTTCTCAACTGGAAACCAATACAAGACCTGCCGTGTATGGGACATCCGCAACCTATCTCACTCCGTTGCTGTCTTGAAGGGTAACCTTGGAGCAATCCGGTCGATCCGCTACATGTCCGATGGAAAATACATGGCCATGGCCGAACCGGCAGACTTTGTGCATGTCTATGAATTCTCAAAGGGGTATGAAACAGAGCAGGAGATCGACTTCTTTGGAGAGATATCTGGAATATCAATCAGCCCTGACACACAGGCGCTCTTCATTGGAGTATGGGACCGCACTTATGGTAGCCTCCTTGAGTATCATCGGCGCAGAAACTACACCTATCTTGATTCGTTTCTTTAA